Sequence from the Elusimicrobiota bacterium genome:
TTCAGCGGCGAGAGCAGGGCCTCGACGTAGTCGCCCGTGGTCAGGAAGCTCTCCTTGAACAGGAAGCGCTCGCCCGTCGCGGCGGCGGCGCGCAGCAGCGCGGCGGGATCGCAGCCGTCGGGGAACTCAGGCAGGTAGAAGGTCGCCCGGTCCTCCTCGGGGGTCAGCGCGCCGCGCAGGCCGGGGTAGTATCGGTCGTGGAAGCGTCCGTCCCGGATCGAGCCCTCGAGCACGAACAGATCGAGCAAGGTCGCCGGCCCGGCCGCCGCGGGCCGCGGCGCCGTGACGCCCGCCGCGCGGCGCAGGAAGAAGCGCCCGGCGGCCTTGAGCAGGCGGGCGAGAGGACGGAGCGTCCGCTTGAGCGCGGCGGCGGCCGTCTCCTCGTCGACGACCCGCACGGCCGAGCCCTCGCGGCGCAGGCGCTCCGCGACCACGGCGGCCAGCGGCGCGGAGTCCACCGCGATCTCGTCGACGGAGCCTTCCTTCAGCAGCGCGTCGACGTAGGCGAGGCGGCAGCAGTCGAGGAACAGGCGGCTGACGAACGGGCTGCGGCTCAGCGGCCCGGCGAGCAGTCGCGCGGGATCGCGGTCCTCGGGGTACAGGCCCGACACGAGCGCGTTGAACTCCGCGCGCATGGAATGGACCGCGGCGTCGAACGCCTTGCGCCCCTCCGGCGTCAGCCGGGCGAGGTCAACGCGACGCATCGAGCGCCCAGGCCGTCATGCGCTTGAGGCCGTCCTCGAGGGAGGTCCTCGCCTTCCAGCCGCAGGCGGCGGCCAGGCGCGACGGGTCGCCGGTGATGCCGTGCATGTCGCCGGGCGTCGAGCCGTCGAAGCGGACCTCGGTCTTGAACGGAAGCGGCGGGAGCAGCAAGTCGAGCAGCTCGCGCACGGTCGTGCGCCGGCCCGTGCAGACGTTGAAGACGCCGCCGCGGGTCTTCTCCGCGCCCTCGACGGCGCGGAAGGCGGCGACGACGTCGCCGATCTCGACGAAATCGCGGAAGCGGTCGGGGCCGCCCTTGACGAGGACGGAGCGCGACTTCAGGGCTTGGGCGAGGTAGATGCTGACCATGCCCTGGCGCAGGTTCGCCAGGTTCTGGCCCGGGCCGTAGACGTTGAACAGGCGCAGGACGGTCGAGCGCACGCCGTACTGCTCGTGGATGCGCAGATAGTGCTCGCTGGCGAGCTTGCCGACGCCGTAGAACGATTTCGGGACGCACGGCGCGTCCTCGCTCACGGGCGCGTCGGGCTGGTCGCCGTACACCGACATCGTGCCCGCGTACAGAAACCGCCGGCACCCGTTCTTCCGCGCGAACTTCAGGAGCAGCAAGGTCGACTGCGTGTTCGTCTGCAGGTCGTAGACCGGGTCGTCGAAGCTGATCTCGCCCGAGCTCTGGCCCGCGATGTGGTGGATCGCCTCGTAGGGGCCCGCCGGCAGGCGGTCGTAGACCGACGCGTCCTGGCAGGCGCCCTCGAAGAAGACGGCGCCCTTCGGCACGGCCTCGCGGAAGCCCGTCGAGAGGTTGTCGAGCACGACGACCTCGTGGCCGTCGGCGAGCAGGGACGAGGCGACGGCCGCGCCGATGAAGCCCGCGCCGCCGGTGACGAGATAGCGGCTCACGCGGCCTCCGGGCCGACGCGCAGGACGGCCTTGAGGCAGCCTTTGGCTCGCGCCGCGGCCCAGGCCTTCTCGTAGCCCTCGAGCGGGAAGGCCTCGCAGGCCAAGGTCGAGAGGTCGAGGCGGCCGAGGAGCCTCAGCGCCGCCTCGAAATCCTTCGATCCCGAGCCGACCGACCCGACGACGGTCCGGTCGAAGCCGACGAGCGACTCGAAGGCGAACGGGCGCCGGTCGTACGGGAAGCCGAGGAGCAGGAAGGCCGCGCCCGGGCGCGAGCCCTCGAGCGCGGCGTGCAGGGCGTCGGCGTTGCCCGTCGCCTCGACGAAGGCGTCGAACTCGCCGAGGCCCGTGAGCGCGTCGCGCGCCTCGAGGCCGGCCTTGACGAGAAGCGCGCGGCGTCCCGCGTCCCGGTCGAACACCGCGGGCCGGTGCCCGCGGGCCTCGAGCACGAGGGCCGCGAGCGTGCCGATCGCGCCGCCGCCGACGACGGCGACGCGGCGCGGCTCCGGCTCAGGGCCCCACGCGGGCGCCAGCCGCCGCAGGCCCTTGCAGACGACGGCGAGCGGCTCGGCCAGGCTCGCCGCGCGCAGGGACACGCCGGGCGGGACGCGGTGGACGGCGCGCGCCGGCGCGAGCACGAGCTCCGCGTAGCCGCCGTCGAGGTTCATCACGCCCATCTCGCGGCGGGCAGGGCAGGCGATGGCGTCGTCGCGAAGGCACGCCGCGCAGGCGCCGCAGCCTTGGATGCATTCAAGCACGACGCGGTCACCGACGGCGAAGCCGCCGGTGCCGTGTCCCGTCGCCGTTATGGTGCCCGAAAATTCATGGCCGGGTACTATCGGGTACTTCGCCATGCCGTTCTTATAGTATCCGAGCGTCCCTTCGAGGACCTCCAGGTCCGTCGCGCAGATCCCCTGCCATGCCGTTCTGACCAGGACTTCGCCGGTCTTGGGCACGGGGATCGGCCGCTCGACGAGCCTCGCCTTCCCCGGCCCCTCGACGACGACCGCCCGGTAGGTCCCGCTCATCGCCCGCTCCTCGCTCCCTCGGTCATGACGCCCGCGATCGTGCCCGCGACCTTGTTGAGACGGAAGCTCAGGATCTCGCCCAGCTTGGAGGGGAGGATGCCCCGCTTCGCGGCCTCCGCGATGTCGCCGGCGAGCCACTTCATCTCGCCCCAGACCTCGACCGGCAGATCCCGGCGCTTGAGCCAGCCGATCCGGCGCGCGGCGACGCCCTCGCGGTAGTAACGGCGGCGGACCTGCTCCCAGGTCTCGTCGTGGATGTGGTGGATCGCGGCGTCGTGCGCGTAGGCCACGCGCTTTCCCCGCGCGCGCCACCAGCGCGCCCACTCGATGTCCTCGAGGCCGGGCAGGTCCTCGTCGAACGGGTGCAGTCCCCACAGCTCCTTGCGCAGGGCGGAGTTCGCGTTGTTGGCGAAGAAGTGCTCGTCGACCTCGCGCGCCTCGGGCCCGAAGAAGCGGTCGAAGTCGAGGGCTTCGCCGAACTTGGAGCCCTCCCAGCCGATCTGGCGTCCGTAGACCATGGCGACCTCGGGCCGCTCGCGCAGGGGCTTGATCAGGTTCTCGAGCCAGCGCTCGTCGGCCGGACGGGTGTGCGCGGAGGCGACCGCCACGAAAGGGGCGGAGGCCGCCCTCACGCCGATGTTGAGCGAGCGGCCGAAGGTGAACTCCTCGGGAGCGATGGAGACGAGGCGCGCCCCGCGCTCGCGGGCGATGGCGACGGTCGCGTCGGTCGAGCCGGAGTCGACGAGGACGACCTCGACGCCGCGCGCGGTCTGCCGGGAGATCCCGTCGAACAGCGCGGGCAGGTGCGCGGCCTCGTTCTTGGCGCGGACGACGACGGAGACCTCAGCCACGCGGGCCCAGCCCCTCGAGCAGGTTCTTGATCGTGTTCGCGTGCACGCGCTCGTAGGCGCGCGGCGAGCCGTTGGAGTTGTGCGGCGACAGCACCACCTGGGAGAAGCGCCGCAGGGGGCTCGCCTCGGGCAGGGGCTCGTGCTCGAACACGTCGAGGCCGGCGCCGGCCAGTCGTCCTCCCTCGAGCGCGGCGGCGAGGTCCTTCTCGACGACCATCGGGCCGCGGGCCGCGTTGAGCAGGTACGCGCCCGGCTTCATCTTCGCGAAGGCCCCGGCGTTCATCAGGCCTTCGGAGGTCGGGTTCAGGTCGCAGTTCAGCGAGACGAAATCGGAGGAGGCCAGCAGCTCGTCGAGCGAGACGAGCCTGAGCCCGGTCTCCTTCAGGAAGTCCTCGGGAGGGCGGACCGGGTCGCAGCCGAGCAAGGTCGTGCCGAAGGCCTTGGCGCGGCGCGCGACGGCGCGGCCGATGTTGCCGACGCCGACGACGCCGAGGGTCTTCTCGCCCAGCGCGAACAGCGGCGGCTTGACCCAGCGCCCGGCGCGGATGTCCGCGGTCTGCTCGGCGGGCCGGCGCGCGAACCACAGCATCCAGCCGAGCACGGTGTCGGCGACGGGCTCGGTGAAAGCGTTGGGCGTGTTGCGCACCGCGACGCCGCGCGCGGCGCAGGCGGCCCGGTCGATCGAGTCGACGCCGGTGCCCCACTTCGAGATCACCTTGAGCCTCGGCGCGGCGGCGAGGACCTTCGCGGTCACGCGGTCGTCGCCGCAGATCAGGCCGTCGACGTCGCCGATGACGGCGAGCAGGGCATCCTCCTCGAGGCGCTCCTTGACCGTCGCGACGACCACCTCGCAGCCCGCGGCCTCGAGCTCGGCCTTGAAGCGGCCGATCACGGGCATCGCATACGGCGCGGAGACGAGGACCTTGGGCTTGCTCACGCGCCCGCCCTCATCAGCGCCTCGACGCGCGCCAGGTCGGCCGGCGTGTCGACGGCGTGGGACGCGTGCCGGGTCGGGACCATGCGGACCTTCACTCCATGCTCGAGGAACCGCATCATATCCACCGATTCGGCCTTCTCGAGAGGGGTCGGGGCCAGCGCCGCGAACCGCGCGAGCGCGTCGGCGCGGAAGGGGATCACGCAGACCTGCTTCCACGCGGGGAACGAGCCCCACGGGCCGATGCGGCGGGTCGGGATCGGCTCGCGCGAGAAGCACAGCGCGTCGCCGCGGAGGTCCATGACGACCTTGATGCAGTTGCGGTCGTCGAACTCGGCCTCGGTCTCGATGCGCCCCGCGAGGTTGACGCAGGCGACGGACGGGTCGGAGAAAGGCGCCAGCGCCTCGTCGATCATCTCGGGGACGGTCATCGGCTCGTCGCCCTGCACCATGACGTAGACGTCCGCCTTCACGGACTCCGCGGCCTCGGCGATGCGGTCGGAGGCGCGCTCGTGCTTGTCGGAGGTCATGATCGCGCGGGCGCCGAAGGAGCGGCAGACGCCGGCGATCTCGGCGTCGCAGGTCGCGACGAGCACCTCGGCGAGGCCCTTCGCCCTCGCGACGCGCTCGTAGACGTGCTGGATCATCGGCTTGCCCAGCAGACGGGCCAGCGGCTTGCCCGGGAAGCGGGAGGAGCCCATGCGGGCGGGGAGGATGGCGACGGCCTTCATGACAGCGCGGCCTCCACCGCGGTCTCGAACACGCCGCCCGGAGGCAGGACCGCGCAGCGTCCGGCGGCGGCGGCCTCGGCCAGGTCCTTTGGCCAGTTCGTGCACGGCTCGACGACGACGGTGTAGTGGCCGCGCCAGCCGCCGAGGTCCATGAAGAACCAGCAATGCGGGAAGGCCTTCAGGTCGAAGCTCATGCGCAGGGCCGCGCCGTCCGGGCGCCGGATCCCCGCCCAGCCCTCGGGCAGGTCGGCGACATAGACGAACTCCTTGTCCTTGCCGGCGGGCGGCAGGACGAACTCCGCGGGCCAGGGCGCGGGGGAGGCCTTGACGAGGGTGGAGAACGAGGGGTCGACGCGGTGCACCGTCCCGCCGGGGAGCTCCAGCCGGTCGCCGGGGCGCACGGCCGCGGCGAGGTGCTGCTTGAGCATGAAGCGCAGGGGCGTCTTCTCCCGGTTCTCGATCCGGTAGCGCACGCGCAGGCTCCTGGCGCCGGCGTCGAGGCCGACGATCTTCTCGCAGGACGCCTTCGCCGACCTGGTCTCCAGGCGCAGGCGGACCTCGGCGCGGTGCGCGGTGTCCTCGAGGACGTCGGCCGTCCAGGCGCGGCTCCACCACTCGCCGTGGTCGGGCAAGGTCCGGCCGTCGAAATCGCCGGGGGCGTCGTTGGGGAACAGCTCCTCCCAGCCGCCGGCCCAGGAATCGTCGTAGGACGCGCCGGGCGCGGGCACGGCCAGGGCGACCTTCGGGCTCTTCCAGACCCAGTCGACCCCGCGGGCCACGTCGGTCAAGGTCCAGACGCGGCCGCCGAAGCCGGGCAGGATATCGGCGCGCACGAGGCCGTTGTCGAGCCGCCACACCTCGCGGCCCGAGTCGACGGCGCGGCGCAGGAGGCTCGTCGCCGCGCCCACTACAACCCCCGGGCCCGCAGGTCGTGGATCTGGATGAGCCCCACGGAGCGGCCCTTGCGGTCGACGACGGGCAGGACGTTGAAGGGGGTGCGCCGGTCCTCCATGACCTCGACGGCCTCGGCGGCGAGCGCGTCGGGGGCGATCGTCGTCGGCCGGGGGTTCATCACGGAGGCCAGGGGCTTCTTGAAGAAGTCCCCGCCCGCGGCGATGGAGCGGCGGATGTCGAAGTCGGTGACCAGCCCGAGGAAGCGGCCCTTGCCGTCGACGACCGAGGCCGCCCCGGCCTGCAGGCGCGTGATGGTGGAAAGCAGCTCGGCGGGCGTCGTCGTCAGCCGCACGACCGGGTTGTCGGCGCCGGAGCGCATCACGTCGCGCACCCGCAAGGTCAGCCGCTTGCCCAGCCGCCCGGCGGGGTGGTTGGCGGCGAAGCGCTCCGCGGTGAAGCCGCGCCGCTTCATCAGCGCGACGGCGAGCGCGTCGCCCAGCACCAGCGCGACCGTCGTGCTCGTCGTCGGCGCGAGGTCGAGAGGGCAGGCCTCGGCCTCGACCGGAGAATAGAGGATGATGTCCGCGGCGCGGGCCAGGGTCGAGCGCGGGTTGGCGGTCAGGGCGATGAGGGGGATCCTGCGGGCGCGCAGGACGGGCAGCAGGGCGTTGAGCTCGTCGGACTCGCCGGACTTGGCGATGGCGAGCACGAGGTCTCCCTTCTGCGCGACGCCGAGGCCGCCGTGCATGGCCTCGCCCGGGTCGAGGAAGATCGCGGGCGTGCCGGTGGAGGAGAAGGTCGCCGCGACCTTCTGCGCGACGAGCCCCGACTTGCCGACGCCGGTCAGGATCACCTTGCCGCGGCAGGACGCCAGGCGCTCCACGGCCCGGTCCCAGCGCGCGTCGAGCGAGGCCAGCACCTGCGTCAGCGCCTTCGCCTCCAGGGCGACGACGCGGCGGATCTCGGACAGCGACGAGCCTTTTTTTCTCGAACCCATGTCAGCGGATTTTACCATTTGAGGCGGCCTCGGCCGTGACCAGGCGGTCGCACTTGGCGGAGATCGTCCCCGCCCGGGCGGTCAGCCATTCGGGGCGCGCCTCCAGGCCTCGCGCCCAGGCCAGCAGCGCCGCGGGGACGTCGGCGCCCGCCGCGTGGGAGAAGGGGTAGCCGCCGCCGAAGCGCGGGTTGAGCTCGAGGATCACGGGGCCGCTGGGGGTGACGAAGGCGTCGGCGTCCATGAGCCCGCGCGGCCGCAGCGCGCGCGCGACGGTCGCGGCGAGCGCGGAGAGCCCCGCGTGCGGCTCGACGACGGCCCGGTCGGTCTCGCCGGCGCGCATCGACAGCTTGCGCTTGACGATCACGGTGCGGTGCTCGCCGGCGAGGTCGTTGACGATGTCGAGCCCGTACTCCTGGCCTTGGAGCGCCTGCTGGACGACGATCTTCTCGTCGGGGCCCGCGCCGCCGACGCGCCCGACGCCGAGGCTCCCGATCTTGCGCGCCGTCCAGGCGTAGGCCGCCTCGAGGTCCGCCTCGTCGGCGACGAGCTCGACGCCGACGGAGGCGGTGCCCCAGCGCGGCTTGACGACGAGCGGGAAGCGCAGGAGCCCGGCCCGCAGGGCCTCGCGGGCCGCCGCGAGGCCCAGGCGGGTCTCCGGGACGGGCACGCCGAGCGCGCGCAGGCGCTCGAAGGTGCGCCATTTGTCGAAGCAGAGGTCGACGGTCTCCGGGTCGGAGACGACCGGGGTCACGCCCGCGTCGCGGAAACGCGCGGCCTCCCGCGCCAGCCCCGGGAGCTCGAAGTCGTTGAGCGAGACGAGCATGCGCGCGTCCCGCTCGCGGCAGAGCCCGAGCAGGCGGTCGAAGTAGCCGGGCTCCGAGACGGGCGGCAGGAGGGAGCCCTTCCCGCGCGCCTCGATCATCGACGGCGCGTGCTCCGAGGCGTCGGCGACGAGGACCTCGCCCGCGCCGGCGAGCGCGGCCTGGAACCAGTCGACGAGGTAGTTGCGGCGGCCGGCGCAGGTGAGCAGGACGTTGAAGGGGGCGGTCATGGGCTCCTAGTAGCCGGCCTCGGGGTCGACGCGGTTGGCCGGCGGGCACCCCTCGGCGAGGGCGCGGATGTTCGCCACGGCGTCGGCGAGGTGCGGCAGGCGGCCGGCGTCGAAGCCGGCCCGGTGCGGCGAGAGCACGGCGTTCGGCAGCTCGTGGAAGGGGAAGCGCGGCGAAGGGAACGCCTTCGCGCCGGCCTTGGGCTGCTCGCGCCACGGGTCCAGCGCCGCGGCGCCGAGCCGTCCGGACTTCAGAGCCTCGAAGAGCGCTCCCTCCTCGATGATCTCGGCGCGGGCGACGTTGACGAGGACGGCCGCCGGCTTCAGGAGCGCCAGCCGCCGGGCGTCGAGCAGGCCGGCGGTCGCCTTCGTCAGAGGGGCGGCGACGATCAGCGCGTCGCACTCGGCGAGCGCGGCGTCGAGGCCCTCGGGGCCCCGCACCTCGGCCCAGGGCGCGGGCTCGGCGCGGCGGCGCGAGGCGACGGCGACCAGCCGCGCGCCGAAGCCCGACAGCAGGGACGCCGTCGCGCGCGCGATCGCGCCGGCGCCGAGGCAGGCGACGACGCCGCCGGCCAAGGTCCGCGGAGGGCGGAAGTCTCCGCCGGGGCCGGGACGCATCCAGTCGCCCTCGCGCAGGCGGCGGTCGTGCAGCGGGAGGCCCTTCAGCGCGGCGAGCAGCAGGGCGACGGCGAACTCGGCGACGACGGGCGCGGAGCTGTGGGAGTTGCAGACGACGACGCCCCGGCGCGCGAGCAGGGGGAGGTCGAGGCCGTCCACGCCCGTCCACGGGACCTGGAGCAGGCGGAAGCCTTTCGCCGCGTCGAGTATATCCTCGGACACGGCGCCGCCGAGCAGCACGTCGGCGCCGCGCACGGCGCCGCGCAGGGTCGCGGGGTCGAAGGCGGCCGGGACGACGAGCTCGGCGCTCGCGCCGAGGCCCTCGCGCAGGAAGGCGAGGTCGGCGGGGAAGAAGGGCTTGAGCGCGACGACGCGCAGGGGGCGGCTCACGCGGCCGCCTTGCGGGCGACGAACTCCGCGAGCCGGTCGAGGGCCGCCGAGAACGCGTCCTCGGGCACGGCGAGCGACAGGCGGCAGTAGGCGTCGAAGCCCGCGCCGAAGGACAGGCCGGGCAGGACCGCGACGCCGGTCTCCTCGAGCAGGGCCGCCGCGAAGGCGTCGGAGGCCAGCCGCGCGGCGGAGACGTCGACGAAGGCGAAGAAGCCTCCCTCGGGCGAGGAGCCGCGGCAGGCCGGCGTCTCGCGGAGGAAGCGCTCGTAGCGCGCCTTGTTCGTCTTCAGGCGCGAGACGAAGGCGTCGAGATGGTCGTGGGGCCCCTCGAGCGCGGCGACGGCCGCCTTCTGGATGAAGGTCGCGGTGTGCGTGTTGATCTGCTGATGGATCAGGGAGATCTTCTTCGCCAGCGGCGCGGCGGCGTGGGCGTAGCCGATCCGCCAGCCGGTCATCGCGTACGACTTGCTGAAGCCGTTGACGGTGACGACGCGCTCGCGGATGTCCGCGGCGGCGGCGGGGGAGAACGGGGTCCCGCCGCCGAGCGGGAGCCGCTCGTAGATCTCGTCGGAGACGACGATGAGCTTGGGCCGGCGCCGGATGAGCGACAGCAGGCCCGCGGCCTCCGCGGCCGAGGGCCGGCGGCCGGTGGGGTTGTTCGGGTAGTTGAGCAGGAGCAGGCGCGTCTTCTCCCCGACCGCCGCCTCGAGCCGCTCCAGGTCGAGGTCGAAGGCGGGACCGCGCAGGGCGACCTCGACGGCGCGGCAGGACGGCTCGGCGAGCTTGAGGATGGGCAGGTTGCTGACGTAGCCGGGCGTCAGGTGCACGGCCTCGTCGCCGGGCTCGAGCACGGCGGCGGCGGCGAGGAAGAGCGCGTTCTTGGCGCCGGGCACGATGACGACCTCGCCGGCCTCGGCGGCGACGCCGTTGTCGCGGGACAGCTTGCGCGCGACGGCCTCGCGCAGCTCGGGCAGGCCGGCGCCGGCGGAGTAGGTGGTGAAGCCGTCCCGCAGCGCCTTGGCCGCGGCATCGACGACGTGCGGAGGCGTCGGGAAATCGGGCTCGCCGAGGCCGAGCGAGACGATGGGGCGTCCCGCTCGGCGCAGCTCCGCGACCTTCGCGGCCCAGGCCAAGGTCGGCGAGGCGCCGACGGCGGCGTCGATCTTCATCGCGTCCCCCGGGGATCGTAGAAAGGCTTGCGGACGACGCCGGGGCCGAGCGGGAGGGTCGCCAGCGCGCGCGCGATGCGCGGCACGGCGCGCCCGTCTCCGTACGGGTTGCGGGCCTTGCGCGCGCGGGCCCGGAAGGCCGGGGTCAGCGCGCGCGCGACGGCGCGGGCGACGGCGGGAGCCGTGGCCGCGCAGTCG
This genomic interval carries:
- a CDS encoding aminotransferase class I/II-fold pyridoxal phosphate-dependent enzyme gives rise to the protein MKIDAAVGASPTLAWAAKVAELRRAGRPIVSLGLGEPDFPTPPHVVDAAAKALRDGFTTYSAGAGLPELREAVARKLSRDNGVAAEAGEVVIVPGAKNALFLAAAAVLEPGDEAVHLTPGYVSNLPILKLAEPSCRAVEVALRGPAFDLDLERLEAAVGEKTRLLLLNYPNNPTGRRPSAAEAAGLLSLIRRRPKLIVVSDEIYERLPLGGGTPFSPAAAADIRERVVTVNGFSKSYAMTGWRIGYAHAAAPLAKKISLIHQQINTHTATFIQKAAVAALEGPHDHLDAFVSRLKTNKARYERFLRETPACRGSSPEGGFFAFVDVSAARLASDAFAAALLEETGVAVLPGLSFGAGFDAYCRLSLAVPEDAFSAALDRLAEFVARKAAA
- a CDS encoding alcohol dehydrogenase catalytic domain-containing protein produces the protein MSGTYRAVVVEGPGKARLVERPIPVPKTGEVLVRTAWQGICATDLEVLEGTLGYYKNGMAKYPIVPGHEFSGTITATGHGTGGFAVGDRVVLECIQGCGACAACLRDDAIACPARREMGVMNLDGGYAELVLAPARAVHRVPPGVSLRAASLAEPLAVVCKGLRRLAPAWGPEPEPRRVAVVGGGAIGTLAALVLEARGHRPAVFDRDAGRRALLVKAGLEARDALTGLGEFDAFVEATGNADALHAALEGSRPGAAFLLLGFPYDRRPFAFESLVGFDRTVVGSVGSGSKDFEAALRLLGRLDLSTLACEAFPLEGYEKAWAAARAKGCLKAVLRVGPEAA
- a CDS encoding 3-deoxy-manno-octulosonate cytidylyltransferase, which produces MKAVAILPARMGSSRFPGKPLARLLGKPMIQHVYERVARAKGLAEVLVATCDAEIAGVCRSFGARAIMTSDKHERASDRIAEAAESVKADVYVMVQGDEPMTVPEMIDEALAPFSDPSVACVNLAGRIETEAEFDDRNCIKVVMDLRGDALCFSREPIPTRRIGPWGSFPAWKQVCVIPFRADALARFAALAPTPLEKAESVDMMRFLEHGVKVRMVPTRHASHAVDTPADLARVEALMRAGA
- a CDS encoding NAD-dependent epimerase/dehydratase family protein — encoded protein: MSRYLVTGGAGFIGAAVASSLLADGHEVVVLDNLSTGFREAVPKGAVFFEGACQDASVYDRLPAGPYEAIHHIAGQSSGEISFDDPVYDLQTNTQSTLLLLKFARKNGCRRFLYAGTMSVYGDQPDAPVSEDAPCVPKSFYGVGKLASEHYLRIHEQYGVRSTVLRLFNVYGPGQNLANLRQGMVSIYLAQALKSRSVLVKGGPDRFRDFVEIGDVVAAFRAVEGAEKTRGGVFNVCTGRRTTVRELLDLLLPPLPFKTEVRFDGSTPGDMHGITGDPSRLAAACGWKARTSLEDGLKRMTAWALDASR
- a CDS encoding phosphoglycerate dehydrogenase, yielding MSKPKVLVSAPYAMPVIGRFKAELEAAGCEVVVATVKERLEEDALLAVIGDVDGLICGDDRVTAKVLAAAPRLKVISKWGTGVDSIDRAACAARGVAVRNTPNAFTEPVADTVLGWMLWFARRPAEQTADIRAGRWVKPPLFALGEKTLGVVGVGNIGRAVARRAKAFGTTLLGCDPVRPPEDFLKETGLRLVSLDELLASSDFVSLNCDLNPTSEGLMNAGAFAKMKPGAYLLNAARGPMVVEKDLAAALEGGRLAGAGLDVFEHEPLPEASPLRRFSQVVLSPHNSNGSPRAYERVHANTIKNLLEGLGPRG
- a CDS encoding KpsF/GutQ family sugar-phosphate isomerase, which encodes MGSRKKGSSLSEIRRVVALEAKALTQVLASLDARWDRAVERLASCRGKVILTGVGKSGLVAQKVAATFSSTGTPAIFLDPGEAMHGGLGVAQKGDLVLAIAKSGESDELNALLPVLRARRIPLIALTANPRSTLARAADIILYSPVEAEACPLDLAPTTSTTVALVLGDALAVALMKRRGFTAERFAANHPAGRLGKRLTLRVRDVMRSGADNPVVRLTTTPAELLSTITRLQAGAASVVDGKGRFLGLVTDFDIRRSIAAGGDFFKKPLASVMNPRPTTIAPDALAAEAVEVMEDRRTPFNVLPVVDRKGRSVGLIQIHDLRARGL
- a CDS encoding glycosyltransferase family 2 protein — its product is MAEVSVVVRAKNEAAHLPALFDGISRQTARGVEVVLVDSGSTDATVAIARERGARLVSIAPEEFTFGRSLNIGVRAASAPFVAVASAHTRPADERWLENLIKPLRERPEVAMVYGRQIGWEGSKFGEALDFDRFFGPEAREVDEHFFANNANSALRKELWGLHPFDEDLPGLEDIEWARWWRARGKRVAYAHDAAIHHIHDETWEQVRRRYYREGVAARRIGWLKRRDLPVEVWGEMKWLAGDIAEAAKRGILPSKLGEILSFRLNKVAGTIAGVMTEGARSGR
- a CDS encoding ATP-grasp domain-containing protein; amino-acid sequence: MTAPFNVLLTCAGRRNYLVDWFQAALAGAGEVLVADASEHAPSMIEARGKGSLLPPVSEPGYFDRLLGLCRERDARMLVSLNDFELPGLAREAARFRDAGVTPVVSDPETVDLCFDKWRTFERLRALGVPVPETRLGLAAAREALRAGLLRFPLVVKPRWGTASVGVELVADEADLEAAYAWTARKIGSLGVGRVGGAGPDEKIVVQQALQGQEYGLDIVNDLAGEHRTVIVKRKLSMRAGETDRAVVEPHAGLSALAATVARALRPRGLMDADAFVTPSGPVILELNPRFGGGYPFSHAAGADVPAALLAWARGLEARPEWLTARAGTISAKCDRLVTAEAASNGKIR